The following proteins come from a genomic window of Enterococcus gilvus ATCC BAA-350:
- a CDS encoding GNAT family N-acetyltransferase, whose protein sequence is MEIRHVQESDYAFWVSLDQYLSKDQFMQKVRDKMGYILLINDEPVGLLRYNLFWDEHPFCTMLYVREGKQRSGYGKAMMGFWEKEMQQRGHKMLLTSTQVDEEAQHFYRKLGYQDAGSLLITVPEYQQPMELFLLKRIAVK, encoded by the coding sequence ATGGAAATTCGCCATGTTCAAGAAAGTGATTACGCATTTTGGGTCTCACTAGATCAGTATTTATCAAAAGACCAATTCATGCAAAAGGTTCGGGATAAAATGGGCTATATTTTGTTGATAAATGACGAGCCAGTCGGATTGCTGAGGTACAATCTTTTTTGGGACGAGCATCCTTTTTGTACGATGCTCTATGTAAGGGAAGGGAAGCAACGATCAGGCTATGGCAAGGCAATGATGGGATTCTGGGAAAAGGAGATGCAGCAGCGTGGACACAAAATGCTGCTGACATCGACTCAAGTAGACGAAGAGGCACAGCATTTTTATCGTAAGTTAGGGTATCAGGATGCGGGCAGCTTACTAATCACTGTTCCAGAGTATCAGCAGCCAATGGAGTTGTTTCTGCTTAAAAGGATTGCAGTCAAGTAG
- a CDS encoding alpha-galactosidase, with amino-acid sequence MICFDERTGIFHLQGKKTSYLIQKNEQNHLFHLYWGSRLTKRFPDYLLKEIKRASYLADTDHLKEYKLERLPQEYPAFGNSDLRKPAFQLTYQNGTAISDFRYASYEILTEKPRVKELPSLRASEESQTLVLHLVDDYQKVKMRLFYTLYEESDVITRHTELENFGDDRITIDQLNSACVELPSTDFELLHLSGRWACETGIQRTALSQLNYRIESLRGGSSHEHNPFISLVEKGTNETSGKIYSMNLVYSGNFEATVDVDQQEAVRMQIGINSATFGWNLESETVFTTPEAVLVFSEHGLQELTHKYHACYQKHLLAPQFAQEERPVLVNSWEASYFDLKETELLKLAQSSKELGVELFVLDDGWFGKRNDTSSSLGDWFVNKQKFPNGLSSFISKIKAIGLDFGIWVEPEMVSEDSELFRRHPEWCVAVPGRLKSYSRGQWVLDLANEDVQDYLIETMTTLLQTHPIDYVKWDWNRSITEAGSNALAPDQQKEFYHRYILGLYRIVGTLTEKFSKVLFENCAGGGGRNDPGMLYYMPQSWASDDTDAIERLSIQEGTSLIYPPITMGCHVSQVPNHQIGRVTPLQTRGIVAMQGNFGYELDLSKLSAVEQSAIKTQIERYKEIRRTIQLGTLYRLCSPEKQNGKAWQYLHESQVVVSYVQVQARPNLASKRLKLVGLKAEDCYILPNGDKRYGDELMAFGLVIDSVKEDYFSQQWVLEKVEE; translated from the coding sequence ATGATTTGCTTTGATGAACGGACTGGGATTTTTCATCTTCAAGGGAAAAAAACGAGTTATCTCATTCAAAAGAACGAACAAAATCATCTTTTTCATCTTTATTGGGGAAGCCGCTTAACTAAGCGCTTCCCTGATTATTTATTGAAAGAGATCAAACGAGCGAGTTATTTAGCAGATACCGATCATCTTAAAGAGTATAAATTGGAACGTCTTCCGCAAGAATACCCCGCTTTTGGCAACAGTGATCTAAGAAAACCCGCGTTTCAATTAACCTACCAGAATGGGACCGCCATCAGCGATTTTCGCTATGCTTCCTATGAGATTCTTACGGAAAAACCGAGAGTGAAAGAGTTGCCGAGTCTTCGGGCGAGTGAAGAAAGCCAGACATTGGTCCTTCATTTAGTCGATGATTATCAAAAAGTGAAGATGCGTCTGTTTTATACGTTGTATGAGGAGTCAGATGTGATCACCCGTCATACAGAGCTAGAAAATTTTGGTGACGATCGCATCACTATCGATCAATTGAACAGTGCGTGTGTGGAGTTGCCGTCTACCGATTTCGAGCTTTTGCACCTTAGCGGGCGCTGGGCCTGTGAAACGGGCATCCAAAGAACGGCTTTGAGCCAGTTGAATTATCGAATCGAGAGTTTACGCGGCGGGAGCAGTCATGAGCACAATCCTTTTATTTCACTCGTTGAAAAAGGAACGAATGAAACGAGTGGGAAAATTTACAGTATGAATCTGGTGTACAGCGGGAATTTTGAAGCGACGGTTGATGTGGACCAGCAGGAGGCTGTAAGAATGCAGATCGGGATCAACTCGGCGACATTTGGTTGGAACTTGGAATCTGAAACGGTCTTTACTACACCGGAGGCGGTATTGGTCTTCAGCGAGCACGGCTTGCAGGAGCTGACGCATAAATACCACGCGTGTTATCAAAAGCATTTATTGGCGCCGCAGTTTGCACAAGAGGAGCGCCCAGTGCTGGTCAACAGTTGGGAAGCCAGCTATTTTGACTTGAAAGAAACCGAATTATTGAAGTTAGCTCAATCTTCGAAGGAACTCGGAGTGGAGCTGTTCGTATTGGATGACGGCTGGTTCGGAAAGCGCAATGACACGTCTAGTTCCTTAGGGGATTGGTTCGTAAATAAACAAAAATTTCCAAACGGCCTTTCTTCGTTTATCAGCAAGATCAAGGCGATCGGATTAGACTTTGGTATTTGGGTCGAGCCGGAAATGGTCTCGGAGGACAGCGAGTTGTTTCGCAGGCATCCTGAATGGTGTGTGGCGGTCCCAGGACGATTGAAATCCTATTCTCGTGGGCAGTGGGTACTAGATCTAGCCAATGAGGATGTTCAAGATTATTTGATCGAGACAATGACGACACTCCTGCAAACGCATCCGATCGATTATGTGAAATGGGATTGGAATCGAAGCATTACAGAGGCAGGATCGAACGCCTTAGCACCAGATCAGCAGAAAGAATTTTATCATCGTTATATTTTAGGGCTGTATCGAATCGTCGGAACGCTGACTGAGAAATTTTCGAAGGTTCTATTTGAAAATTGTGCTGGAGGCGGAGGAAGAAATGATCCTGGGATGTTGTATTACATGCCGCAGTCGTGGGCTAGTGATGACACGGATGCCATCGAACGGTTAAGTATTCAGGAAGGAACGAGTTTGATTTATCCACCGATCACTATGGGCTGTCATGTTTCGCAAGTTCCAAATCATCAGATTGGGAGAGTCACTCCGCTTCAAACCCGCGGGATCGTGGCGATGCAGGGGAATTTTGGGTATGAACTGGACTTGTCAAAATTATCCGCTGTGGAACAATCGGCGATCAAAACACAAATTGAGCGCTACAAAGAAATTCGTCGGACCATTCAATTAGGAACACTCTACCGCTTGTGTTCTCCTGAAAAACAAAATGGAAAAGCGTGGCAATACCTCCATGAGTCACAGGTCGTTGTGTCCTATGTTCAAGTACAGGCAAGACCGAACTTGGCGTCAAAGCGTTTAAAATTAGTAGGGCTAAAAGCAGAGGATTGTTATATATTGCCTAACGGAGACAAACGATATGGCGATGAATTGATGGCCTTTGGTTTGGTGATCGATAGCGTAAAAGAAGATTATTTTAGCCAGCAATGGGTATTGGAAAAGGTGGAGGAATGA
- a CDS encoding VOC family protein — MTYKGSLVAVQDIEKAKDFYQTVLGLEVMVDAGVHVQLTGGLFLQTVDTWAEFIHKKEDEITLENNASELYFEVDDMDDFIKLLENRSDIEYLHPVVEHSWGQRAVRFYDLDRHIIEVAEAIAMVVKRFIDSGLTIDETADRTGVEPRYIKSTLDQL, encoded by the coding sequence ATGACTTATAAGGGGAGCTTAGTTGCAGTCCAGGATATTGAAAAAGCGAAGGATTTTTATCAGACTGTTTTAGGTTTAGAAGTGATGGTGGATGCGGGTGTTCATGTTCAATTGACTGGCGGGCTATTTCTGCAGACAGTCGATACATGGGCTGAATTTATTCATAAGAAGGAAGACGAGATCACTCTTGAGAATAATGCCAGCGAGCTGTATTTTGAAGTTGATGACATGGATGACTTCATTAAATTGTTAGAGAATCGGTCCGATATTGAATACCTCCATCCAGTCGTGGAGCATAGCTGGGGGCAACGGGCAGTGCGCTTCTATGATTTGGACAGACATATTATCGAGGTGGCGGAAGCTATTGCGATGGTGGTCAAACGCTTCATTGATTCTGGGCTGACAATTGACGAAACGGCGGACCGAACAGGAGTGGAGCCGCGATACATCAAAAGCACACTGGATCAGCTGTAA
- a CDS encoding glycoside hydrolase family 13 protein — protein sequence MSEWWKKAVFYQIYPKSFKDTNNDGIGDINGIREKLPYLKKLGIDALWISPIYLSPQIDNGYDVADYRQIDPMFGTNQEMYQLIQEAHDFDMKIVMDFVANHTSDRCLWFQESRKSADNFFSDFYIWRDAKADGSAPNNWGSSFGGSAWSWDETRQQYYLHYYAKEQPDLNWENPVVREYIYDMMRFWKSKGVDGWRMDVVTSISKDLDFPDNPRDFTTENQQNGPRMHEFIHEMNQEVLKPFDMMSVGESPAAKSTDAHLLVDPKREELDMIFTFEHMHVDRKKGNVNGRWALKPMDLPELKRILAAWQKELRGKGWNALYFENHDRARVISRWGNDAEYRYECATAFATILHGLQGTPFIFQGEEIGMTNPAFELDEYEDIELRGNYHFYVEQQKTMSKSEFLAAVHKISRDNARTPMQWEDSDYAGFSKVEPWFKINPNYPEVNAALDQKSEKSVFSYYQKLIELRHTEEILTEGEFELLYEEDSKLFVYKRNWKAKTWIVIANMSETEQQFPKALDLSGSTIVLKNYAEREKLTAALAPYESLIIQTV from the coding sequence ATGAGTGAATGGTGGAAAAAAGCAGTCTTCTATCAAATTTATCCGAAGAGCTTCAAGGATACAAACAATGATGGAATCGGAGATATAAATGGGATTCGAGAGAAATTGCCTTATTTAAAAAAATTAGGAATCGATGCCTTATGGATCAGTCCCATCTATTTATCGCCGCAAATCGACAACGGATACGACGTGGCAGACTATCGCCAGATCGATCCAATGTTCGGTACGAATCAAGAAATGTATCAATTGATTCAAGAGGCACATGATTTTGACATGAAGATCGTCATGGATTTTGTGGCAAATCATACCTCTGATCGCTGTCTTTGGTTTCAAGAAAGCCGCAAATCAGCGGACAATTTTTTTAGTGATTTCTATATCTGGCGGGATGCCAAGGCGGATGGCTCAGCACCCAACAACTGGGGCTCAAGCTTCGGCGGCTCGGCTTGGAGCTGGGACGAAACTCGTCAACAGTATTATCTTCATTATTATGCGAAGGAACAGCCTGATTTGAATTGGGAAAATCCAGTCGTCCGAGAATATATTTATGACATGATGCGTTTCTGGAAGTCAAAAGGAGTCGATGGTTGGCGCATGGATGTGGTCACCTCGATCTCAAAAGATTTGGATTTTCCAGACAACCCACGGGATTTTACTACGGAGAATCAGCAGAATGGCCCACGAATGCATGAGTTCATCCATGAAATGAACCAAGAAGTGCTAAAGCCATTTGACATGATGAGTGTCGGGGAATCTCCCGCCGCAAAATCGACGGATGCCCATTTGCTTGTCGATCCAAAAAGAGAAGAGCTGGACATGATCTTTACTTTTGAACATATGCATGTGGATCGCAAAAAAGGCAATGTCAATGGACGTTGGGCATTGAAGCCCATGGATCTGCCAGAGCTGAAAAGAATTCTGGCGGCTTGGCAGAAGGAGTTGCGAGGAAAAGGCTGGAATGCGTTATATTTTGAAAATCATGATCGCGCCCGTGTTATTTCACGCTGGGGCAATGATGCGGAATATCGGTATGAGTGCGCGACGGCTTTTGCGACTATTTTGCATGGGCTTCAGGGAACGCCGTTCATTTTTCAAGGAGAGGAGATCGGGATGACCAATCCTGCTTTTGAGTTGGATGAGTATGAGGACATTGAGCTGCGGGGAAACTACCACTTTTATGTGGAACAGCAAAAAACGATGAGCAAATCTGAATTTTTAGCTGCCGTTCATAAAATCTCGCGGGACAATGCCCGGACGCCGATGCAATGGGAGGATAGCGACTACGCTGGCTTTAGTAAAGTTGAGCCTTGGTTCAAAATCAATCCTAATTATCCAGAAGTAAATGCGGCGTTGGATCAGAAAAGTGAGAAATCAGTTTTCAGCTATTATCAGAAGCTGATCGAATTAAGGCATACGGAAGAGATCCTTACTGAAGGGGAATTTGAATTGCTCTACGAAGAGGATTCGAAGCTGTTCGTTTATAAGCGGAATTGGAAGGCAAAAACTTGGATCGTCATTGCCAATATGTCTGAAACGGAACAACAGTTTCCCAAAGCGCTCGACCTGTCAGGTAGTACCATCGTGTTGAAAAATTACGCAGAACGGGAAAAGTTGACTGCTGCCCTAGCCCCTTATGAGTCACTGATCATTCAAACTGTTTAA
- a CDS encoding PTS mannose/fructose/sorbose/N-acetylgalactosamine transporter subunit IIC, whose translation MLDAFLVGLVVFLCVGGHELIGFSLLFRPIVVGPFLGLLMGDVQTGLKIGAALETIFMGVINIGGASAAEPGLATALATGFAIKLGGGVDAAIALALPIGILGQQIKLAIYILFSGSMAPVFDRLAAEGKQKQFTYLHFGVWAIWFFAYSLIPFFAMLFGANAVQAALNMIPEVIMNGLSVAGNLLPAVGMAMLLRMLWENKIAVFFFLGFVLVAYLKLPLVAVAVIAFIVAVLIAQRDYQLNKLEKMKPAAAVQTASNVDQEEEDFFA comes from the coding sequence ATGTTGGATGCGTTTTTAGTTGGGTTAGTTGTATTTCTTTGTGTCGGTGGACACGAATTAATTGGGTTTTCGCTATTATTTCGACCGATCGTCGTTGGCCCATTCTTAGGCTTGTTAATGGGTGATGTGCAGACGGGGCTTAAGATCGGAGCAGCACTTGAAACAATTTTTATGGGAGTTATCAATATTGGCGGCGCTTCAGCAGCAGAACCCGGCTTGGCTACTGCTTTAGCGACGGGATTTGCCATCAAGCTGGGAGGCGGAGTTGACGCGGCAATTGCGTTGGCGTTACCGATCGGGATTTTAGGGCAGCAGATCAAACTAGCGATCTATATTTTATTTAGCGGATCGATGGCCCCTGTTTTTGATCGTTTGGCAGCAGAAGGAAAACAAAAGCAATTCACTTATTTACATTTTGGGGTTTGGGCAATCTGGTTCTTCGCGTATTCACTGATTCCCTTTTTCGCGATGTTGTTTGGAGCAAATGCCGTTCAGGCGGCATTGAATATGATTCCTGAGGTGATCATGAATGGATTATCTGTAGCAGGGAATCTATTGCCTGCAGTCGGGATGGCGATGCTGCTGCGAATGCTTTGGGAAAACAAGATCGCTGTGTTCTTTTTCTTGGGATTTGTTTTAGTTGCTTATCTGAAGCTGCCGTTAGTAGCAGTCGCAGTGATTGCATTCATCGTCGCAGTATTGATTGCGCAAAGAGACTATCAATTGAATAAATTGGAAAAAATGAAGCCGGCCGCAGCAGTTCAAACAGCCAGCAATGTCGATCAAGAAGAGGAGGACTTTTTCGCATGA
- a CDS encoding DeoR/GlpR family DNA-binding transcription regulator, with product MSREEEILAIVSKKKKIEVNELSERLNVSKVTIRKDLDKLESRGLLHRQHGYALLNNMDDINYRLAQNYDLKRKIALEASKIVADGEVIMIESGSTCALLAEELAFNRNDITIITNSCFIASYVRKAETVKVILIGGEYQKESQVNVGPLVKQVINEFYVDKLFVGIDGFDKRRGFTGSDITRCDTTRMLATAAEQTIVLTDSSKFSQNGVVSEFAFSEISQVFTDRKIKKEALNFLEKENIDVFTV from the coding sequence ATGTCAAGAGAAGAAGAGATTCTTGCGATCGTCAGCAAGAAAAAGAAAATTGAAGTCAACGAGCTTTCCGAACGATTGAATGTTTCGAAAGTAACGATAAGGAAAGATTTAGATAAGCTGGAGAGCCGAGGATTGCTGCATCGCCAACATGGCTACGCCTTGCTGAATAACATGGACGATATCAATTACCGATTGGCACAAAATTACGATCTAAAACGTAAGATCGCGTTGGAAGCCAGTAAAATCGTAGCCGATGGGGAAGTGATCATGATCGAATCCGGTTCGACTTGCGCGTTGTTAGCGGAGGAATTGGCATTCAACCGCAATGACATCACGATCATAACGAATTCCTGTTTTATTGCCTCTTATGTTCGTAAGGCCGAAACAGTCAAGGTTATTTTGATCGGCGGCGAATATCAAAAAGAATCCCAAGTCAATGTTGGTCCCTTAGTCAAACAGGTCATCAATGAATTTTATGTCGATAAGCTATTCGTAGGGATCGATGGCTTCGACAAACGGCGAGGGTTCACCGGCAGTGATATCACCCGCTGTGACACGACACGAATGCTGGCGACGGCGGCGGAACAGACGATCGTTCTGACGGACTCCAGCAAGTTTTCACAAAATGGTGTGGTCTCAGAATTTGCCTTTAGCGAGATCAGTCAAGTGTTTACGGATAGAAAGATAAAAAAAGAAGCGTTGAATTTTCTCGAAAAAGAGAACATTGACGTTTTTACGGTATAA
- a CDS encoding glycyl-radical enzyme activating protein, which translates to MKDQACIFNIQKFSIHDGPGIRTVVFFKGCPLRCYWCSNPESQNGNPEQMWDTQKNQHTMVGEYKSMDEIIHEVMKDEAFYEESDGGVTLSGGEVLYQAEFATELLRQLKAKGIHTASETTGFSKAETFNKFIEQVDLLYFDVKHHDEAQHKAGTGVSLKPILKNLAIAIEQKQKLVVRIPVIPHYNDGPANAKAFAKLFNQMNITKVELLPFHQFGEKKYASLDREYEMQDIPQLHTEDLTYFKEILEENNIQCKVH; encoded by the coding sequence ATGAAAGATCAAGCGTGCATTTTCAATATTCAAAAATTTAGTATCCATGATGGACCCGGCATTCGTACGGTGGTTTTTTTCAAAGGGTGCCCGTTACGTTGCTACTGGTGCTCAAATCCTGAGTCGCAAAATGGAAACCCCGAGCAGATGTGGGATACTCAAAAGAATCAACACACGATGGTAGGCGAATACAAATCAATGGATGAGATCATCCATGAAGTGATGAAGGATGAAGCCTTCTATGAAGAATCCGATGGCGGCGTCACCTTGTCCGGCGGTGAAGTCCTCTATCAGGCAGAATTTGCGACCGAACTTTTGCGTCAACTGAAAGCAAAAGGCATTCATACGGCCAGCGAAACGACCGGTTTTTCAAAGGCTGAAACCTTCAATAAGTTTATCGAACAAGTCGATCTGTTGTATTTTGATGTAAAACATCACGACGAGGCGCAGCATAAAGCAGGTACCGGCGTCTCACTGAAACCCATCTTGAAAAATCTAGCAATCGCGATCGAGCAAAAGCAAAAGCTCGTCGTGCGGATTCCGGTAATTCCTCATTATAACGATGGACCAGCCAACGCGAAAGCATTTGCCAAGCTATTCAATCAAATGAATATCACTAAAGTTGAACTCCTACCTTTCCATCAATTCGGTGAGAAAAAATACGCGTCGCTGGATCGTGAATATGAAATGCAGGATATTCCACAGCTTCATACCGAGGACTTGACTTATTTTAAAGAGATTTTGGAGGAAAACAACATTCAATGCAAGGTACACTAA
- a CDS encoding PTS sugar transporter subunit IIB → MIKALRVDERLVHGQIAMVWSKELKLQGLVIANDEVAGNETQKMALQMAVPSTVKSIIKDVDSAIKLLQNPKASEMNLMVLVKTVEDALKIAREVSTIEYVNIGNAGKMVQADKKQITKYVMLTDSEIAALKELVEVYPETAFQGVPSEDKVFARTIIKDQKL, encoded by the coding sequence ATGATTAAAGCATTACGAGTAGATGAACGGCTTGTCCATGGACAAATCGCAATGGTATGGTCGAAGGAATTGAAATTACAGGGATTAGTCATTGCAAATGATGAGGTAGCCGGCAACGAGACACAAAAAATGGCGCTGCAAATGGCCGTTCCGTCAACTGTCAAATCAATTATCAAGGATGTGGACAGTGCCATCAAGCTGCTGCAAAATCCAAAAGCCAGTGAAATGAATCTGATGGTCTTAGTGAAAACGGTGGAGGATGCGTTGAAGATCGCAAGAGAAGTCTCCACGATCGAATATGTCAATATCGGAAATGCTGGGAAAATGGTACAGGCAGACAAAAAGCAAATCACGAAGTATGTGATGCTGACGGACTCAGAAATTGCGGCATTGAAGGAATTAGTTGAAGTTTATCCTGAGACAGCTTTTCAAGGGGTCCCATCGGAAGACAAAGTATTCGCACGTACCATCATTAAAGACCAGAAACTATAA
- a CDS encoding aldo/keto reductase, giving the protein MYKAAPKRYETMKYRRVGNSGLKLPALSLGLWNNFGDNAQAENQKKLILGAFDRGITHFDLANNYGPPAGSAERNFGRIFKEELSNYRDQLIVSSKAGFYMWEGPYGEWGSRKSIIASCDQSLMRCGLEYFDIFYHHRPDPDTPLEETALALDQLIRAGKALYIGISNYEAEQTKKIGQIFKELKTPFIVNQSKYNLFERQIEEDLVLVLDEKKLGAIAYSPLAQGLLTNRYLNGIPADSRASQSDNPFLTEEKVTQTIEKVKQLNKLAQKRGQTLAQLSLAWNLRLPCISSVIIGASRMEQLEDNLRSLNQLHFSDEELKEIDQILS; this is encoded by the coding sequence ATGTATAAAGCAGCACCGAAACGTTATGAAACGATGAAGTATCGTCGTGTTGGCAACTCAGGTTTGAAGCTTCCAGCCCTTTCATTAGGACTGTGGAACAATTTTGGCGACAATGCGCAGGCAGAAAATCAAAAAAAGCTGATTCTCGGCGCCTTTGATCGGGGAATCACTCATTTTGATTTAGCGAATAATTATGGCCCCCCTGCAGGTTCAGCCGAACGGAATTTTGGCCGGATTTTTAAAGAAGAGTTAAGCAACTATCGTGATCAACTCATCGTTTCTTCTAAAGCCGGCTTTTACATGTGGGAGGGTCCCTATGGAGAATGGGGATCACGGAAAAGTATTATTGCTAGTTGCGATCAAAGCTTGATGCGCTGCGGCTTGGAATACTTCGATATTTTTTATCATCATCGTCCAGATCCGGACACGCCATTAGAGGAGACAGCCCTGGCGCTGGATCAACTGATTCGTGCAGGAAAAGCGTTGTATATCGGTATTTCGAATTATGAAGCCGAACAAACAAAAAAGATCGGTCAGATTTTTAAGGAATTAAAGACACCCTTCATTGTGAATCAGTCAAAATACAATCTATTCGAGCGCCAAATCGAAGAAGACTTAGTTCTTGTACTTGATGAGAAAAAGTTAGGTGCGATCGCCTACAGTCCTTTGGCACAGGGCTTATTGACAAATCGTTATTTGAACGGTATTCCAGCAGATTCTAGAGCGAGTCAATCGGATAATCCCTTCTTAACTGAAGAAAAAGTAACGCAAACGATTGAAAAGGTAAAACAATTGAATAAACTGGCTCAAAAAAGAGGACAGACCTTAGCACAACTGTCATTAGCCTGGAACTTGCGTTTGCCGTGTATTTCCAGCGTCATTATTGGCGCGAGCCGAATGGAGCAGCTAGAGGATAACTTACGCAGCTTGAACCAACTACATTTTTCGGACGAAGAATTGAAGGAAATAGACCAAATTTTAAGCTAA
- a CDS encoding PTS system mannose/fructose/sorbose family transporter subunit IID yields MSKIGNDLTKEEKKLVRQMFWRSQTLYISVNPAKQGANGFCYSMMPFINAFYKEEGQRKEALVRHMSYFNTTVPMVSFIMGIAASMEKENAEKENFDVASINAVKTSLMGPLAGIGDSIFWGVWRVISAGIAVGLATSGNVLAPLVFLALFNIPQWLTRYYGAFLGYSLGSKYIERLYSEGLIGILTKGASMVGLMMVGAMTSSMVVFQTKLSFDMQGETVMKLQEMLDQIFVGIVPILLTLLCYYLLKKKVSITMLMLGIIVLGIIISALGIA; encoded by the coding sequence ATGAGCAAGATAGGGAACGATTTGACCAAAGAAGAGAAAAAATTGGTTCGTCAGATGTTTTGGCGTTCGCAAACATTGTATATATCTGTGAATCCGGCAAAGCAGGGGGCCAACGGTTTTTGCTATTCAATGATGCCCTTCATCAATGCCTTTTATAAAGAAGAAGGGCAAAGAAAAGAAGCACTGGTCCGCCATATGTCTTACTTTAATACAACGGTTCCGATGGTCTCTTTCATCATGGGGATCGCCGCTTCGATGGAGAAGGAGAATGCGGAGAAGGAAAACTTCGATGTCGCATCGATCAATGCGGTAAAAACAAGTTTGATGGGTCCATTAGCAGGGATCGGTGATTCGATTTTCTGGGGTGTATGGCGGGTCATCTCTGCCGGTATCGCTGTCGGTTTGGCCACTAGCGGGAACGTTCTAGCGCCACTAGTTTTCTTAGCACTCTTCAATATTCCGCAATGGCTAACGAGATATTACGGAGCCTTCTTAGGCTACTCATTAGGGTCAAAATATATCGAGAGGTTGTATTCTGAAGGCTTGATCGGTATTTTAACGAAAGGTGCCAGCATGGTCGGTTTGATGATGGTAGGTGCCATGACAAGTTCAATGGTCGTTTTCCAAACGAAGCTTTCCTTCGATATGCAAGGCGAAACGGTTATGAAACTGCAAGAGATGCTGGATCAGATCTTTGTAGGGATCGTGCCGATCTTATTGACGTTGTTGTGTTATTACTTATTGAAGAAAAAAGTCAGCATTACGATGCTGATGTTGGGGATCATTGTTTTGGGCATCATCATTTCCGCTTTAGGCATTGCATAG